One genomic segment of Amycolatopsis sp. Hca4 includes these proteins:
- a CDS encoding response regulator, whose translation MIRTLIVDDDFRVAGVHAGFVEEVEGFAVVGTAHTAAEARARVRELAPDLILLDVYLPDESGLAVLPELQTDTIVLSAATDSASVAAAIRAGALNYLIKPFTTRQLAERLTSYARFRGLLAEDRALAQDDVDRAYRVLHDQDRTSAPKGQSTATSRLVSEQLRRAGRPLSAAEVAGELGMARATAQRYLTALAESGTVQMRLRYGATGRPEHEYRWSGA comes from the coding sequence ATGATCCGCACGCTGATCGTCGACGACGACTTCCGGGTCGCCGGGGTGCACGCCGGGTTCGTCGAGGAGGTCGAGGGCTTCGCGGTGGTCGGCACGGCGCACACCGCCGCCGAGGCGCGCGCCCGAGTCCGCGAGCTCGCGCCCGACCTGATCCTGCTCGACGTCTACCTGCCCGACGAGTCCGGTCTCGCGGTGCTCCCGGAGCTGCAGACGGACACGATCGTGCTGTCCGCGGCGACCGACAGCGCGTCGGTGGCCGCGGCGATCCGGGCCGGCGCGCTGAACTACCTGATCAAGCCGTTCACCACCCGCCAGCTCGCGGAACGGCTGACGTCGTACGCGCGCTTCCGCGGCCTGCTCGCCGAGGACCGGGCGCTGGCCCAGGACGACGTCGACCGCGCGTACCGGGTGCTGCACGACCAGGACCGCACGAGCGCGCCGAAGGGCCAGTCGACCGCGACCTCTCGGCTCGTCTCGGAGCAGCTGCGGCGGGCCGGGCGGCCGCTGTCGGCCGCGGAGGTCGCGGGCGAGCTGGGCATGGCGCGGGCGACGGCGCAGCGCTACCTCACCGCGCTGGCCGAGTCGGGCACGGTCCAGATGCGCCTGCGCTACGGCGCCACGGGCCGCCCCGAGCACGAATACCGCTGGTCAGGGGCCTGA